In a single window of the Paenibacillus sp. MMS20-IR301 genome:
- a CDS encoding ferredoxin family protein: protein MIELVSQDRCIGCSLCVKVCPTHVFELQGKLAVIARQEDCQTCFMCEAYCPVDALYVAPQAEILAHPEEQELIASGLLGSWRAEIGWNPGAEETMAGRDTTPFFEVFTEANRNPGGSE from the coding sequence ATGATTGAGCTGGTGAGCCAGGACCGCTGCATCGGCTGCAGTCTGTGTGTGAAGGTGTGTCCGACCCATGTGTTCGAGCTGCAAGGCAAGCTTGCTGTAATTGCCCGCCAGGAGGATTGCCAGACCTGCTTCATGTGTGAGGCTTATTGTCCGGTGGACGCGCTGTATGTAGCGCCGCAAGCAGAGATATTGGCTCATCCTGAGGAGCAGGAGCTTATAGCCTCAGGCCTGCTCGGCAGCTGGCGGGCAGAGATCGGCTGGAATCCCGGTGCGGAGGAGACGATGGCCGGGCGGGATACGACGCCATTTTTTGAGGTTTTTACCGAGGCGAACCGGAACCCGGGAGGAAGCGAATAA
- a CDS encoding LLM class flavin-dependent oxidoreductase: MNNEGNIQGDTQKNNQAQQAAEPEFEFGIYTLGDIVTDCHTGQRISPRQRLDEVIAAARLADEAGLDVFGVGEHHRLDFVISSVPVVLAAIAQITQRIKLTSATTVLSTIDPVRVFEDFATLDLLSAGRAEIIAGRGAFLESFPLFGYELEDYKLLFSENLDLLLTLNQHEVMNWEGKFRSPLHNAEIAPRPLQQKLPLWIGIGGSAESAERAGTLGIGMAIAILSGSPEPFQNLADTYRRAGAAAGHRPEDLKIAITSHGYIAKTSQQALDEYYPYYYSYRNAISPKPGQEYRVSRSEFGRFTSPDDTLAVGSPQQIIEKILYQHELFGHNRFMTQLDIGGLPYAKVAEAIELLATEVAPVVRRELAKKRSGSLAKQ, encoded by the coding sequence ATGAACAACGAAGGGAACATTCAAGGGGATACTCAAAAGAATAATCAAGCGCAGCAAGCTGCTGAACCGGAGTTCGAGTTCGGCATTTATACACTCGGGGATATAGTAACCGATTGTCATACCGGACAGCGGATCAGCCCCCGCCAGCGGCTGGATGAAGTCATTGCCGCTGCCAGGCTGGCCGATGAAGCGGGGCTGGATGTATTCGGCGTAGGTGAGCATCACCGGCTGGATTTCGTCATTTCTTCGGTGCCGGTCGTGCTGGCCGCCATTGCCCAGATTACGCAGCGGATTAAGCTGACCAGCGCAACTACGGTGCTGAGCACCATTGATCCGGTCCGGGTCTTCGAGGATTTCGCCACGCTGGATCTGCTCTCAGCCGGCCGGGCGGAGATTATTGCCGGGCGCGGCGCCTTCCTCGAGTCCTTCCCGCTGTTCGGCTATGAGCTGGAGGATTACAAGCTGCTGTTCAGTGAGAATCTCGACCTGCTGCTTACTCTGAATCAGCATGAAGTAATGAACTGGGAAGGCAAATTCCGCTCTCCGCTGCATAACGCCGAGATCGCCCCGCGTCCGCTGCAGCAGAAGCTTCCGCTCTGGATCGGCATCGGCGGCTCCGCGGAAAGCGCCGAACGGGCCGGTACGCTTGGCATCGGTATGGCGATCGCTATTCTTAGCGGCAGTCCGGAGCCGTTCCAGAATCTGGCCGACACCTACCGCCGGGCGGGTGCTGCAGCCGGGCACCGGCCGGAGGACCTTAAGATCGCCATTACAAGTCACGGTTATATTGCCAAGACCTCGCAGCAGGCACTGGATGAGTATTATCCTTATTACTACAGCTACCGTAACGCAATCAGCCCGAAGCCCGGACAGGAATACCGCGTATCACGCAGCGAATTCGGCCGGTTCACCTCTCCTGATGACACACTGGCTGTGGGCAGTCCGCAGCAGATTATTGAGAAGATTCTCTATCAGCATGAGCTGTTCGGCCATAACCGCTTCATGACCCAGCTGGATATAGGCGGCCTGCCGTATGCCAAGGTTGCGGAAGCCATCGAACTGCTGGCTACGGAGGTAGCCCCTGTAGTCCGGCGTGAACTCGCGAAGAAGCGGAGCGGAAGCCTCGCGAAGCAGTAA
- a CDS encoding MFS transporter, with protein MRIQLSRKLNSRVWNILAGTLFTRTALFMSVPYLAIFLTHEKHLSLFLAGCVLSINPLVNVAFSSFGGALADRLPLHRIIAVVPVVWGIVFILFYYADSFPVFLLLNGLNGLCYSIFEPASKKVLSSETLPENRLLVFNLRYAAINLGCFAGPLLSLLFNMKLTLFPYVILGMLYILYGASTIFFFRHAGRITSAAPSRSIRSFKELGAIRKDYVFLLLLAGMSFSFFGYSQLNGTVSQYLAGTSALADGTRIYSIILSANAAIILAAQFAVLRWISRWNPFNVVLASNLLIAASFLFFVLPVSPVMPLLFITVFSLGELLIGARFDTLVDELASDNNKGLYFGCSELVKIGTTFGPVLGSGLLGLYGADSPLPVFGLIGCITAAGAGFIGTARSKHLRRGRQAADCNGNDKDKEAHPEGA; from the coding sequence ATGCGCATTCAGCTATCCAGGAAATTAAACAGCAGAGTATGGAATATTCTGGCCGGCACCCTGTTCACAAGAACTGCTCTTTTTATGAGCGTCCCGTATTTAGCCATCTTTCTTACCCATGAAAAGCACCTCTCCCTCTTCCTCGCCGGCTGTGTTCTCAGCATCAATCCGCTTGTGAATGTGGCCTTCAGCAGCTTCGGCGGAGCGCTTGCAGACCGGCTGCCCCTGCATAGAATCATCGCTGTTGTTCCTGTGGTTTGGGGAATCGTGTTCATTCTCTTCTACTATGCTGACAGCTTCCCCGTCTTCCTGCTGCTTAACGGGCTAAACGGGTTATGCTATTCCATCTTCGAGCCGGCCAGTAAAAAAGTGCTGTCCAGCGAAACGCTTCCGGAGAACCGGCTGCTTGTCTTTAACCTGCGGTATGCAGCGATTAACCTGGGGTGTTTTGCCGGTCCCCTGCTAAGCCTGCTGTTCAATATGAAGCTGACACTTTTTCCTTATGTCATTCTCGGCATGCTTTATATTCTGTACGGGGCATCCACAATTTTCTTCTTCCGGCATGCCGGCCGGATTACCAGTGCGGCGCCTTCCCGGAGTATACGCAGCTTCAAAGAGCTTGGCGCTATCCGCAAAGATTATGTATTTCTGCTCCTGCTGGCCGGAATGAGCTTCTCGTTCTTCGGGTACTCCCAGCTGAATGGAACGGTATCACAGTATTTAGCCGGCACCTCCGCCCTCGCAGACGGCACACGGATCTACTCCATCATTCTGTCAGCCAATGCAGCCATAATTCTCGCTGCGCAGTTTGCCGTACTCCGCTGGATCTCCCGCTGGAATCCCTTTAACGTTGTACTGGCCAGCAATCTGCTGATTGCCGCAAGCTTCCTGTTCTTCGTTCTGCCAGTCTCGCCGGTGATGCCGCTGCTGTTCATTACAGTGTTCAGTCTCGGAGAGCTGCTGATCGGTGCCCGGTTTGACACCTTGGTTGATGAATTAGCTTCGGATAACAACAAGGGTCTATACTTCGGCTGTTCAGAGCTTGTGAAGATCGGGACCACCTTCGGCCCCGTGCTGGGGTCCGGATTACTGGGATTGTACGGGGCGGATTCGCCGCTACCGGTATTCGGCCTGATCGGCTGCATCACCGCTGCCGGAGCCGGCTTCATTGGCACGGCCCGGAGCAAACATCTGCGGAGAGGCCGGCAGGCGGCAGACTGCAACGGTAACGATAAGGATAAGGAGGCTCACCCGGAGGGGGCGTAA
- a CDS encoding FAD-binding protein: protein MNQPALKETLTLTADVLVIGGGPAGTWAALTAAAKGAKVILADKGYCGSSGATAPSGTGVWYVKPEAELREAAKASRYAMGGKLAEHRWMDRVLDRTYENMNRLGVAGYPFPVDEEGNQYRRSLQGPEYMRLMRKLVKKAGVKILDHSPVLELLADEHGVAGAAGIQTQGGAAWSVHAGAVVIATGGCAFLSRALGCNVLTGDGYLFAAEAGASLSGMEFSNAYAICPTFSSVTKTAYYSYASFYYEDGSVVEGAGSKKGRSVIARNLLAGRQVFAKLDGADEALQPLLRVAQTNFFLPFDRREINPFKDAFPVTLRLEGTVRGTGGIRITDESCGTGVPGLYAAGDAATRELICGGFTGGGSHNAAWAMSSGSFAGEGAAAYAAGLGRHSDHRAPSGLSSSPLVHQEVRAGAAARTAEYVEAVQAEVKPYDINLFRTEQGLAASLERLDGLWKEQRSREIQRTPEGVKAREAEAMTATARWMYSSALARTETRGMHKREDFKGSDDSQHHRLISGGLDQIWVKAEEVAKESVLL from the coding sequence ATGAACCAACCGGCACTAAAGGAAACATTGACACTGACAGCGGATGTACTGGTAATCGGCGGAGGTCCGGCAGGAACATGGGCGGCACTTACAGCTGCAGCCAAGGGGGCCAAGGTGATCCTGGCTGATAAGGGGTACTGCGGCTCCAGCGGCGCGACGGCCCCGTCAGGCACCGGAGTCTGGTATGTGAAGCCGGAGGCGGAGCTGCGCGAGGCAGCCAAGGCCAGCCGCTATGCGATGGGCGGCAAGCTGGCCGAGCACCGCTGGATGGACCGGGTGCTGGACCGTACCTACGAGAATATGAACAGGCTTGGGGTTGCCGGCTATCCGTTCCCGGTGGATGAGGAAGGGAATCAATACCGCCGCAGCCTGCAGGGACCTGAATATATGCGCCTTATGCGCAAGCTGGTGAAGAAGGCGGGAGTGAAGATTCTGGACCACAGCCCGGTGCTGGAGCTGCTTGCTGATGAGCACGGTGTAGCCGGAGCCGCCGGGATACAGACGCAAGGCGGAGCAGCCTGGAGCGTGCATGCCGGGGCGGTAGTGATTGCTACCGGAGGCTGTGCATTCCTCAGCAGGGCGCTGGGCTGCAATGTTCTGACGGGTGACGGCTACTTATTCGCGGCTGAAGCAGGGGCGAGCCTGTCGGGCATGGAGTTCTCGAATGCCTATGCGATCTGCCCGACCTTCTCCTCTGTAACGAAGACCGCATATTACAGCTACGCCAGCTTCTATTATGAGGACGGCAGTGTAGTGGAAGGAGCAGGCTCCAAGAAGGGCCGTTCCGTAATTGCCAGGAATCTGCTGGCGGGCCGCCAGGTATTCGCTAAGCTGGACGGGGCTGATGAAGCACTGCAGCCGCTGCTGCGGGTGGCCCAGACGAATTTCTTCCTGCCGTTTGACCGGCGGGAGATCAATCCCTTCAAGGATGCATTCCCGGTAACGCTGCGGCTGGAAGGGACTGTCCGCGGAACAGGCGGCATCCGGATTACAGATGAGAGCTGCGGCACAGGCGTACCAGGGCTATATGCTGCAGGCGATGCGGCTACCCGTGAGCTGATCTGCGGCGGGTTCACCGGAGGGGGAAGCCATAATGCCGCCTGGGCGATGTCTTCCGGCTCCTTCGCCGGAGAAGGCGCGGCAGCCTATGCAGCCGGGCTCGGCCGGCACTCGGATCACCGTGCCCCATCCGGACTGTCCTCTTCACCGCTGGTTCACCAGGAAGTGAGAGCGGGAGCGGCAGCCAGAACTGCGGAATATGTAGAGGCAGTGCAGGCGGAGGTCAAACCGTACGACATCAATCTGTTCCGCACAGAGCAGGGGCTGGCCGCCTCGCTGGAACGTCTGGATGGACTGTGGAAAGAGCAGCGCAGCCGGGAGATCCAGCGCACGCCGGAGGGCGTGAAGGCGCGGGAAGCAGAGGCGATGACGGCAACGGCCCGCTGGATGTACAGCTCCGCACTGGCCCGCACTGAAACCCGGGGAATGCATAAACGCGAGGACTTCAAGGGAAGCGACGACAGCCAGCATCACCGGCTGATCAGCGGCGGGCTGGACCAGATCTGGGTTAAGGCAGAAGAGGTAGCGAAGGAGAGTGTACTGCTGTGA
- a CDS encoding ABC transporter permease, with protein MSEGIEAIIKTAKGVREARDYSGTASITTHNNKRRLTVASWKSLLSDWGTGALIPVAVIAVWQLAGSAGWISPEFLPAPLTILSAFAELAVSGELTHHLGVSIGRAGIGFLIGGILGLLLGTLTGLFRTAAYLLDPSVQILRLVPHLAIAPLIILWFGFGEISKVVIIMSGAFFPLYINTFMGIRGVDNKLFEVSRVLGFSPLQKLRRLILPAALPGILLGLRLSMAVAWIGLVVAELIGSQSGVGFLINEAKQNSNTAVIFVGIIIFAVVGKLIDSLFRVIERKFLYWRDSYQG; from the coding sequence ATGAGTGAAGGGATAGAAGCAATAATCAAGACCGCCAAGGGGGTAAGGGAAGCCCGTGATTATAGCGGAACAGCTTCAATTACTACGCATAACAACAAGAGAAGATTAACTGTTGCTTCCTGGAAATCTCTTTTGTCCGACTGGGGCACCGGGGCGCTAATTCCCGTAGCAGTAATCGCCGTATGGCAGCTTGCCGGGAGTGCCGGATGGATCTCGCCGGAATTTCTTCCGGCACCGCTGACGATTCTCTCCGCATTTGCCGAGTTGGCCGTAAGCGGGGAGCTTACTCATCATCTGGGCGTCAGTATCGGAAGGGCAGGCATCGGATTCCTGATTGGAGGAATTCTCGGCCTCCTGCTGGGGACGCTGACCGGCCTGTTCCGGACAGCAGCTTATCTGCTGGACCCGAGTGTGCAGATTCTGCGGCTGGTTCCCCATCTGGCCATAGCACCGCTGATTATTCTGTGGTTCGGCTTCGGGGAAATTTCGAAGGTGGTTATTATTATGAGCGGCGCTTTCTTTCCGCTCTATATTAATACATTTATGGGCATCCGGGGAGTGGACAACAAACTGTTTGAAGTGTCCCGGGTGCTCGGGTTCAGCCCGCTGCAGAAGCTGAGGCGGCTGATCCTGCCGGCAGCGCTGCCCGGTATTCTGCTGGGCCTGCGCCTGTCGATGGCTGTAGCCTGGATTGGCCTGGTTGTTGCTGAGCTGATCGGCTCACAGTCAGGGGTCGGGTTTCTGATTAATGAAGCGAAGCAGAACTCCAATACGGCGGTGATTTTTGTCGGAATTATTATTTTCGCAGTGGTAGGCAAGCTGATCGATTCTCTGTTCCGCGTGATCGAACGCAAATTCCTGTACTGGCGTGACAGCTATCAAGGCTGA
- a CDS encoding ABC transporter substrate-binding protein: MNKLYREITGVWSTRGRLTLIAGVVMIMLVLQACANNAGSGNSGSAANGGGTDTAEAAGSGEAGNAPAVLNFGFIGSNKLNLPGGAEGWGLYKGIIQEELKQYGITEVKLTGFPNGPDQTESLISGRLDFGSLGDTPAIIAYASGAKTRLIGQSSAHTVGYLIGKKDGPKTVQDLKGKTIAIQKGSFMHRYVVGLLQQEGITDYKLVHMLIPDATAALARGDVDATTNLGVPALKLIEQGYTHLDDASSHPDLLGSSATVVSEEYLKKFPDFPKAWNAAREKALADLKQHEDEYYAFLAEIGDTTPELAKQVNPISDIKDTAFTDEGTKLLEGTKNFLVDEKLAKKDFNISDWQLK, from the coding sequence ATGAATAAATTGTACAGAGAGATTACTGGTGTATGGAGTACAAGGGGGCGCCTCACGCTGATCGCAGGTGTGGTGATGATTATGCTGGTGCTGCAGGCCTGCGCCAATAATGCCGGCTCCGGGAACAGCGGCAGTGCAGCAAACGGCGGCGGAACGGATACAGCCGAGGCGGCAGGCAGTGGAGAGGCCGGCAATGCTCCGGCGGTACTGAATTTCGGGTTCATCGGCTCGAACAAGCTGAATCTGCCCGGCGGTGCAGAGGGCTGGGGCTTATACAAAGGAATTATTCAGGAAGAGCTGAAGCAATACGGGATTACGGAAGTGAAGCTGACCGGCTTCCCGAACGGCCCGGACCAGACAGAATCACTGATTAGCGGACGGCTGGATTTCGGCAGTCTGGGGGACACCCCGGCCATTATTGCCTATGCTTCGGGAGCCAAGACCCGGCTGATCGGCCAAAGCTCGGCCCATACGGTCGGTTATCTGATCGGGAAGAAGGATGGACCGAAGACTGTACAGGATCTGAAGGGCAAGACGATTGCGATTCAAAAAGGCTCGTTCATGCACCGTTATGTTGTCGGCCTGCTGCAGCAGGAGGGGATTACGGACTATAAGCTGGTTCATATGCTGATTCCGGATGCGACTGCAGCGCTTGCCCGCGGAGATGTGGATGCGACCACGAATCTCGGTGTGCCTGCGCTGAAGCTGATTGAGCAGGGCTATACCCACCTGGATGATGCGTCGAGTCATCCGGATCTGCTCGGAAGCAGTGCGACGGTTGTATCGGAGGAATATCTTAAGAAGTTCCCTGATTTCCCTAAAGCGTGGAATGCAGCGCGGGAGAAGGCGCTGGCTGACCTGAAGCAGCATGAAGATGAGTATTATGCATTCCTGGCCGAGATCGGGGATACCACCCCGGAGCTTGCGAAGCAGGTGAATCCGATCAGTGATATCAAGGATACAGCGTTCACGGACGAAGGCACGAAGCTGCTGGAGGGAACCAAGAATTTCCTGGTTGATGAGAAGCTGGCCAAGAAGGATTTCAATATCAGCGACTGGCAGCTTAAGTAA
- a CDS encoding helix-turn-helix domain-containing protein codes for MHLGPVIKRVRTSKGIRQSVLADGIMSRSNLSRFEGGKYYPGYDKLILLLDKLEMSLEELLFLHYEYAQPVKRSLHLSLVEAANRYEFGKVRTVSHECRSMYEETGTEAYHHLYLLGQGFLLRYQREDEIGQLSRIAGAIKPYLLGVDRWFLYEFKLLNNFLFTLSSGDAVFFGNRAAAEFEKYQDFAESRTVKQHLMKNIATVCLKEHNYGQSLYFLSKALPLADKTNLLYDKIETLVYYEVTLLCLKQKDSPAELLNYLNILRQLEFTDSYEALKQVCRRHLPDVFDT; via the coding sequence ATGCATTTAGGTCCAGTAATTAAACGGGTCCGTACCTCAAAGGGCATCAGGCAGTCGGTTCTGGCGGACGGGATTATGAGCCGCTCCAATCTGTCGCGCTTTGAGGGCGGCAAATATTATCCAGGGTATGACAAGCTGATTCTGCTGCTGGACAAGCTTGAAATGTCACTTGAGGAGCTGCTGTTTCTGCATTATGAATATGCGCAGCCGGTGAAGCGGAGCCTGCACCTGAGTCTGGTCGAGGCCGCGAACCGTTATGAATTCGGCAAGGTGCGGACAGTCAGCCATGAGTGCCGCTCTATGTACGAGGAGACAGGCACCGAGGCTTATCACCATTTGTATCTGCTGGGTCAGGGTTTTCTGCTCCGCTATCAGCGGGAGGACGAGATCGGGCAGCTTAGCCGGATCGCCGGGGCAATCAAGCCGTATCTGCTGGGAGTAGACCGTTGGTTTCTGTATGAATTTAAGCTGCTTAATAATTTCCTGTTCACACTTAGCAGCGGCGATGCGGTCTTTTTTGGGAACCGGGCGGCGGCTGAGTTTGAGAAGTACCAGGATTTTGCCGAGAGCCGGACGGTTAAGCAGCACCTGATGAAGAATATTGCCACCGTCTGCCTTAAGGAGCATAACTACGGGCAAAGCCTCTATTTCCTGAGCAAAGCCTTGCCGTTAGCCGATAAAACCAATCTCCTCTACGATAAAATTGAGACTTTGGTGTACTACGAGGTTACGCTGCTCTGCCTGAAGCAGAAAGACAGCCCGGCCGAACTGCTTAATTACCTGAATATTCTCCGGCAGCTCGAGTTCACGGACAGCTATGAGGCGCTGAAGCAGGTATGCCGGCGGCATCTGCCTGATGTTTTTGATACATAA
- a CDS encoding ABC transporter ATP-binding protein, producing MGEALLDIAGLNKRFDTAGGAVIALENVDLQVQEGEFITVIGPSGCGKSTLLRIVAGLDTGYTGKVTLEGAEIGGPGIDKGFIFQEHRLFPWLTVEKNIASDLPLGRPDIRQRVDELIELVKLSGFEKSYPRELSGGMAQRVAIARALLRNPKILLLDEPFGALDAFTRAHMQTVLLDIWRRNRTTMIFVTHDIDEAVFLGNRVVILEPRPGKIRKIVPVDLPYPRKKTTTSFQELRLKVLNYFEKVDELELKDGAGI from the coding sequence ATGGGAGAGGCTTTGCTGGACATTGCCGGGCTGAATAAGCGTTTTGATACTGCTGGAGGAGCTGTAATTGCACTGGAGAATGTAGATCTGCAGGTGCAGGAGGGGGAATTCATTACGGTGATCGGTCCCAGCGGCTGCGGCAAAAGCACGCTGCTGCGCATCGTCGCCGGCCTCGATACCGGCTATACCGGGAAGGTTACGCTTGAGGGGGCGGAGATTGGCGGGCCGGGTATCGATAAGGGGTTTATTTTTCAGGAGCACCGCTTGTTCCCCTGGCTGACGGTAGAGAAGAATATCGCCTCCGATCTGCCGCTTGGCAGGCCGGATATACGCCAGCGGGTAGATGAGCTGATTGAGCTGGTGAAGCTAAGCGGATTTGAGAAATCGTATCCCCGGGAGCTGTCGGGCGGGATGGCCCAGCGGGTGGCGATTGCCCGGGCGCTGCTGCGGAATCCGAAGATTCTGCTGCTGGATGAACCGTTCGGTGCACTGGACGCCTTCACCCGGGCGCATATGCAGACGGTGCTGCTCGACATCTGGCGGCGGAACCGGACCACGATGATTTTTGTAACCCATGATATTGATGAAGCTGTATTCCTGGGCAACAGAGTGGTAATTCTGGAACCCCGTCCGGGCAAAATCCGCAAGATCGTTCCGGTTGATCTGCCGTATCCGCGTAAGAAGACAACCACCTCGTTTCAGGAGCTGCGCCTGAAGGTGCTGAATTATTTCGAGAAGGTGGATGAACTGGAGCTGAAGGACGGGGCCGGAATATAG
- a CDS encoding ABC transporter permease: protein MAERAIAANAGNAGNAGRTRRSQGPGKAAIAGLGLLLPAGVLILWQILGHYGLISEMLFPAPYTIALSFLALASAGDLWNNFSISAVRALSGFLLGSGLGLLFGILVGLFRRSEKLLDPSLQMIRMIPSLAVVPLFILWFGIGEESKVLLIAKGAFFPLYINTFMGIRGTDNKLFEVARVLGFSRGKQILRLVLPAAVPNIMLGVRLSLGLSWLGLVVAELIASTSGIGYMMSDARQFADTPVVFVGIIVFAAAGLISDTMVRLIERRLLRWRDSYQG from the coding sequence ATGGCTGAGCGGGCTATAGCAGCGAATGCCGGGAATGCCGGGAATGCCGGAAGAACGCGAAGATCCCAAGGGCCGGGAAAAGCGGCAATTGCCGGACTCGGGCTGCTGCTGCCGGCAGGCGTATTAATCCTGTGGCAGATATTAGGACATTACGGGCTGATCTCGGAGATGCTCTTTCCGGCGCCTTATACGATTGCCCTGTCCTTCCTTGCGCTGGCTTCTGCCGGAGACTTATGGAATAACTTCAGCATCAGTGCGGTACGGGCACTTTCAGGGTTCCTGCTGGGCAGCGGGCTTGGACTGCTGTTCGGGATTCTGGTCGGATTGTTCCGCAGATCGGAGAAGCTGCTTGATCCTTCGCTGCAGATGATCCGGATGATCCCCAGCCTGGCAGTCGTGCCGCTGTTCATTCTCTGGTTCGGCATCGGCGAAGAATCCAAGGTGCTGCTGATCGCCAAGGGCGCGTTTTTCCCCTTGTATATTAATACCTTCATGGGAATACGGGGGACCGATAATAAGCTTTTCGAGGTAGCCCGGGTGCTGGGCTTCAGCAGAGGGAAGCAGATTTTGCGGCTGGTGCTGCCGGCGGCAGTGCCGAATATCATGCTCGGTGTACGGCTGTCGCTGGGCCTCTCATGGCTGGGTCTGGTGGTGGCGGAGCTGATTGCTTCCACCTCGGGAATCGGCTACATGATGTCGGATGCCCGGCAGTTTGCCGATACGCCTGTCGTATTTGTCGGAATTATTGTTTTTGCTGCTGCAGGCCTGATCAGCGATACGATGGTCCGTCTGATTGAACGGCGGCTGCTGCGGTGGCGGGACAGCTATCAAGGATAG
- a CDS encoding ferredoxin family protein produces MIEVISADRCIECNQCVSVCPTNVFDRVEDGIPVIARQSDCQTCFMCELYCPVDALYVAPDSEEITGITEAELEQQGLLGGYREKVGWGRGRQPVAAHEFMYQLAARAGF; encoded by the coding sequence GTGATTGAAGTAATCAGCGCGGACAGATGTATAGAATGCAATCAGTGTGTATCCGTCTGCCCGACCAATGTATTCGACCGGGTGGAGGACGGAATACCCGTCATCGCCCGGCAGAGCGACTGCCAGACCTGCTTCATGTGCGAGCTGTACTGTCCGGTAGACGCTCTGTATGTGGCTCCCGATTCCGAGGAGATTACCGGAATTACTGAAGCGGAGCTGGAGCAGCAGGGACTGCTCGGCGGGTACCGCGAGAAGGTGGGCTGGGGCAGGGGGAGACAGCCGGTGGCCGCTCATGAATTCATGTATCAGCTGGCGGCCAGGGCAGGGTTCTGA
- a CDS encoding FAD-binding protein, giving the protein MPQQHQQVTTDVLVLGGGPAGAWAAWSAASQGAKVILADKGYLGTSGATAPGGTTLLVIPPVAELREQAVQARLKAGGYLSENAWIHRVLDQVEQNLTLVGEWGYPFPKDEDGRPLRTHLHGPEYMKIMRRAVRKAGVRIWDQSPALELLHDQHGAGGARGINRLTGERWEVKANAVVMATGGCTFLSKGLGCNVLTGEGLLMSAEAGAELSGMEFSRQYAPSFADGTVTRGRMLAWATLYDAAGKPLHRGDRTFGSIPELMLKGPVYASLDLADTAEKQAFLRKAHPIFFMPLERAGINPFKDKFPLTLRYEGTMRGTGGLRLAGTDCGTSVPGLYAAGDAASREKVTGAISGGGAYNASWAICSGSWAGAGAARHALRGPRPADSRLLRAAGRYGLPAGAGSARALDAKPLIAAVQREILPLQINYFRSEPVVAASLQRLNSLMPGLGGQVPATVQGIVQSREAAAMLTVGRWIYTAALARKESRGLQHLAEYPVLDPRQTHRLILSGIERISIRTESVPHAHELHARTPGEERAI; this is encoded by the coding sequence ATGCCGCAGCAGCATCAGCAGGTAACGACAGATGTACTAGTGCTGGGCGGAGGGCCAGCCGGAGCATGGGCGGCATGGAGTGCAGCCTCGCAGGGTGCAAAGGTCATTCTGGCTGACAAAGGATATCTTGGAACAAGCGGGGCCACTGCGCCGGGCGGAACAACGCTCCTGGTCATTCCCCCGGTGGCAGAGCTGCGGGAGCAGGCCGTGCAGGCCAGGCTGAAGGCAGGCGGTTATCTCTCGGAGAATGCCTGGATTCACCGTGTGCTGGATCAGGTGGAGCAGAATCTGACACTGGTCGGGGAATGGGGATATCCCTTCCCGAAGGATGAAGACGGCAGGCCGCTGCGGACGCATCTGCACGGGCCTGAGTATATGAAAATTATGCGCAGGGCAGTCCGCAAGGCGGGCGTGCGCATATGGGATCAGTCTCCGGCGCTTGAGCTGCTGCATGATCAGCACGGGGCAGGCGGTGCACGCGGTATCAACCGCCTGACCGGAGAGCGCTGGGAGGTGAAGGCGAATGCGGTGGTTATGGCGACAGGCGGCTGCACCTTCCTCAGCAAGGGACTGGGCTGCAATGTGCTGACCGGGGAGGGGCTGCTGATGTCAGCCGAAGCCGGGGCCGAATTGTCCGGCATGGAATTCAGCCGCCAGTATGCCCCGAGCTTCGCGGATGGAACAGTGACACGCGGGCGCATGCTGGCCTGGGCCACGCTGTATGACGCTGCGGGGAAGCCGCTGCACCGCGGCGACCGCACCTTCGGCAGCATCCCCGAGCTGATGCTGAAGGGGCCGGTCTATGCTTCGCTGGATCTGGCGGATACGGCGGAGAAGCAGGCATTCCTGCGGAAAGCCCACCCGATCTTCTTCATGCCGCTGGAGCGGGCGGGAATTAATCCGTTCAAGGATAAATTCCCGCTCACGCTCCGCTATGAAGGCACGATGCGCGGCACGGGCGGCCTGCGCCTGGCGGGCACCGATTGTGGCACATCGGTGCCCGGCCTGTACGCCGCGGGAGATGCCGCCTCCCGCGAGAAAGTGACCGGCGCCATCTCCGGCGGCGGCGCCTACAATGCATCCTGGGCCATCTGCAGCGGCAGCTGGGCAGGAGCAGGCGCAGCGCGGCACGCTTTGCGCGGGCCGCGCCCGGCGGACAGCCGGCTGCTCCGCGCGGCAGGCCGCTACGGGTTGCCGGCTGGCGCCGGCTCCGCAAGGGCGCTGGACGCGAAGCCGCTGATTGCGGCCGTCCAGCGGGAGATCCTGCCGCTGCAGATCAATTACTTCCGCAGCGAGCCCGTGGTCGCTGCAAGCCTGCAGCGGCTGAACAGCTTGATGCCCGGACTGGGCGGGCAGGTGCCCGCGACGGTTCAGGGCATCGTGCAGAGCCGTGAAGCGGCCGCCATGCTGACTGTCGGCCGCTGGATATACACCGCTGCGCTGGCCCGCAAGGAGAGCCGCGGGCTGCAGCACCTGGCCGAGTACCCGGTGCTGGACCCGCGCCAGACCCACCGCCTGATTCTCTCCGGCATTGAGCGGATCAGCATACGGACCGAAAGCGTGCCGCATGCCCATGAACTGCATGCCCGCACGCCGGGAGAGGAGCGGGCGATATGA